The Rudaeicoccus suwonensis sequence TCGACGTCGGCGACCTGGTGCACGCGCACTCCGCCCAGCGCCGCCGCAGCGGCGATCGGAGCCGCGCCCGTGCCAACGGCAACCACGTCGGTGACGCCAAGGGACGCCGCAGTCTCGCCGACGCCACGGTGCGCGGCCTCGGACTCGTCGCCGAGTTCCAGCATCTCCCCCAGCACCGCGACGGTGCGGCGCTCGCCGGCCATCTGGGCCAGTGCATGCAGCGCTGCCTTCATCGAGTCCGGATTCGCGTTGTAGGCGTCGTTGACCAGCGTGACACCGGTCGGCAACTGGTGGACTTCCATCCGCCACCGGCTGACCGGTCTGGCGGACTCCAGCGCACGCGCGATGGCGGCTCCGCCGAGGCCGAGTTCATGTGCAGCCACCGCGACGGCCAGCGCGTTGCCGACCTGGTGAGCGCCATACAGCTGAAGGCTGACCGGCAACGGCCCCTCGTCGGCGAGACCGACGATGGTGAACCGTGCCCGGCCGGAGTCGTCGAGCACGACGTCGTCGCACCGCACGTCGGCGTCCGGAGCCTGACCGACACGTATGACGCGTGCGGTCGTCTGCCGTGCCATCGCCGACACGCGCGCGTCGTCCGCGTTGAGGATGGCCAGACCGCTCTCGGGCAACGCTTGCACGAGTTCGGATTTGGTGCGTGCGATCGCCTCGACCGAACCGAACTCGCCCAGGTGCGCGCTGCCGACATTGAGCACGATGCCGATCGTCGGCGGGGCGATGCGGGTGAGATAGGCGATGTGGCCGACACCCGATGCGCCCATCTCGGCGACCAGGAAGTCGGTACTCGGTGTCACCCGGCACACGGTCAGCGGCACACCGACCTCGGAGTTGAGCGAGCCTACGGGCGCCACCGTCTCGCCCACTGTCGCAAGCACCTGCGCGAGCAGGTCCTTGGTCGTCGTCTTGCCGGAGCTGCCGGTGATGCCGATGACACGCAGCCGGTCGGCGCGCTCGATCACCTCCCGCGCCAGCTTGGCGAAGGCCTCTTGGACGTCGTCGGCGACGAGCGTGGACATCCCGTCCACCGGCCGCGAACCGAGCGTCGCCACAGCTCCCGCAGCCGCAGCGGCCGGAGCGTAGTCGTGCCCGTCGGCGACCTCGCCGATGCGGGCGACATACAGGCTGCCGGCAGCAGCCTCTCGCGAGTCGGTGACGACAGGGCCGTCGATGAGTTGGTCGGGGCCGTGCAACTGCGCGCCGGTGACGGCGGCGATCTCGGAAAGTCTCAGCGGGATCATTTCTTGCTTGTGATCGAGGGGTCGAAGGTCAGCGGGTAGGGCGCCGCCTGCGAGCCCGTTGGCGGAACCTTTCCCTGTTGCAGCGCGTAGGTCATGATCTGCGAGAACGTCGGCGCGGCAACCGTCCCACCGTAGAAGCTGCCCTTGGTCGGCCGCTGCAGGGTCACCGACACGATGTACTGGGGGTCGTTCGC is a genomic window containing:
- a CDS encoding UDP-N-acetylmuramoyl-tripeptide--D-alanyl-D-alanine ligase; protein product: MIPLRLSEIAAVTGAQLHGPDQLIDGPVVTDSREAAAGSLYVARIGEVADGHDYAPAAAAAGAVATLGSRPVDGMSTLVADDVQEAFAKLAREVIERADRLRVIGITGSSGKTTTKDLLAQVLATVGETVAPVGSLNSEVGVPLTVCRVTPSTDFLVAEMGASGVGHIAYLTRIAPPTIGIVLNVGSAHLGEFGSVEAIARTKSELVQALPESGLAILNADDARVSAMARQTTARVIRVGQAPDADVRCDDVVLDDSGRARFTIVGLADEGPLPVSLQLYGAHQVGNALAVAVAAHELGLGGAAIARALESARPVSRWRMEVHQLPTGVTLVNDAYNANPDSMKAALHALAQMAGERRTVAVLGEMLELGDESEAAHRGVGETAASLGVTDVVAVGTGAAPIAAAAALGGVRVHQVADVEQAHNLLSDLLVSGDVVLLKSSRDSGLRYLGDRITVEQGGEITQ